The Spirochaetota bacterium genome contains a region encoding:
- the bshB1 gene encoding bacillithiol biosynthesis deacetylase BshB1: protein MAVDILAFAAHPDDIEITCGGLLLTLKRRGYTTGGIDFTRGEFGSNGTVEERQAECAAATRILSLDHRSNFGFPDGKLSSFDLETMKAAAVRAIRTHTPRILVLPDRKYRHPDHGMVAKVGYEAHFYAGLMNYLPEMPPYRPKLVIYAPYNRRYHPSFIVDVSDVVEEKLEAIKAYRSQLFTGDTKADTPLSHRNFIDRIRASMMHYGSMANVAYGEPYLMESPPAVTDVISAFGLSAKK, encoded by the coding sequence ATGGCAGTGGACATACTCGCATTTGCGGCGCACCCGGATGATATCGAGATCACCTGCGGCGGGCTCCTCCTTACCCTCAAGCGCAGGGGATATACGACCGGCGGTATCGATTTTACGCGCGGGGAGTTCGGTTCCAACGGCACGGTGGAAGAACGCCAAGCGGAATGTGCCGCTGCGACCAGGATACTCTCCCTCGATCACCGGTCGAATTTCGGTTTTCCCGACGGGAAGTTGTCATCGTTCGATCTCGAGACCATGAAAGCGGCCGCCGTACGAGCCATACGTACGCATACGCCGCGCATACTCGTGCTCCCGGACAGGAAATACCGTCATCCGGACCACGGCATGGTGGCGAAGGTGGGATACGAGGCGCATTTCTACGCGGGGCTTATGAACTATCTGCCGGAAATGCCGCCCTATCGTCCGAAGCTCGTCATCTACGCACCGTACAATCGGCGTTACCATCCGTCGTTCATCGTCGATGTGAGCGATGTCGTCGAAGAGAAGCTTGAGGCGATCAAGGCCTATCGCTCGCAGCTTTTCACCGGCGATACAAAGGCGGATACGCCGCTTTCGCACAGGAATTTCATCGACCGAATACGCGCATCGATGATGCATTACGGATCCATGGCCAATGTGGCCTACGGCGAACCGTATCTCATGGAATCACCGCCCGCCGTCACCGATGTCATTTCGGCATTCGGCCTTTCTGCAAAAAAATGA
- a CDS encoding helix-turn-helix transcriptional regulator: MSQEDLSIIRRGLSSVLGLIARAECTFVNAPHGIRPDRREMMQNEFLHAHDTAYEFTAVYDGRYVMNLAGSPRVFENAMILLAPGVAHHERPTRQHAPYRSLWLVIRPSQPGTRIWVSYFSKGMNYPGIATTKHFTIAHSFPDHRLLSGFASADVHERRYTANIVENFLIDLERQAARMKGEAHERLAAPDPTVEQAIADADSFIETNVTRPITVSDVASHVGYSTDHITRLYKKRRGYTMHQHINAMRLSRATELLLSTDRKIVEIARDCGFYNANYFNAVFRERYTASPSVYRRLNGRGKS, from the coding sequence ATGAGCCAGGAGGACCTGTCGATCATCCGCCGAGGACTTTCCTCGGTCCTTGGGCTCATCGCACGCGCGGAATGTACGTTCGTCAACGCACCGCACGGGATACGGCCCGATCGGCGCGAGATGATGCAGAACGAATTCCTTCATGCGCACGATACGGCGTATGAATTCACCGCGGTGTATGACGGACGATATGTCATGAACCTTGCGGGGAGTCCGCGTGTTTTTGAGAACGCCATGATACTGCTTGCACCGGGAGTGGCGCATCATGAGCGTCCGACACGGCAGCATGCCCCGTATCGTTCGCTTTGGCTCGTTATCAGGCCGTCGCAGCCGGGCACGCGTATCTGGGTGTCTTATTTCTCGAAGGGGATGAACTACCCTGGTATTGCAACGACGAAGCATTTCACTATCGCGCATTCGTTCCCGGACCATCGGCTGCTCTCGGGGTTCGCATCTGCCGATGTGCATGAGCGAAGATACACTGCCAATATCGTTGAAAATTTCCTCATCGATCTGGAACGCCAGGCCGCGCGTATGAAGGGTGAAGCGCATGAACGCCTTGCGGCACCGGACCCGACGGTGGAACAGGCGATCGCCGACGCCGATAGTTTCATCGAAACGAACGTTACGCGCCCCATAACCGTGTCCGATGTCGCTTCGCATGTCGGTTATTCCACCGATCACATTACACGGCTTTACAAGAAGCGCCGCGGGTATACGATGCATCAGCACATCAATGCGATGCGGTTATCACGCGCCACCGAACTTCTCCTTTCCACCGATCGGAAGATAGTGGAGATAGCCCGCGACTGTGGATTTTATAACGCGAACTACTTTAATGCCGTCTTCCGCGAGCGGTATACGGCTTCCCCGTCAGTGTATCGCCGGCTTAATGGGCGCGGAAAATCATAA
- a CDS encoding MBL fold metallo-hydrolase, which translates to MKITILGCGNAFSVKHYNQTFLVEENGRRMLIDYGWQAPHALRNAGLTVNDIDDVYISHAHADHIGGLEQMAFLRYDWKNHPQNFRDGMNFPKNKPTGKNFNYAPRIIANDQLLKDLWEKSLRGGLESMEGFVADLSTYFEPVPIKPNSVYNWEGWNCELIQQIHIMSGSMISWTFGLIMSRKDRKTVYFVTDSQHCSPRQMEVFYAKSDLIIQDCECTPFMSGVHANYGQLSGDPVYNSIKLPDAIKKKMWLSHYQDFVSENKDFSGKPCDWQARAKGDGFQGFVKIGQTFEL; encoded by the coding sequence ATGAAGATAACGATTCTCGGCTGCGGCAACGCCTTTTCGGTGAAGCATTACAATCAGACGTTCCTTGTGGAGGAGAACGGCCGCCGCATGCTCATCGACTACGGATGGCAGGCGCCGCATGCGCTCCGCAATGCCGGACTTACCGTCAATGATATCGACGATGTCTATATCAGCCACGCGCATGCCGACCATATCGGCGGGCTTGAGCAGATGGCTTTTCTCCGTTACGACTGGAAGAACCATCCGCAGAATTTCCGCGACGGGATGAATTTCCCGAAGAACAAGCCGACGGGAAAGAATTTCAATTACGCGCCGCGCATCATCGCCAATGACCAGCTCTTAAAGGACCTTTGGGAAAAATCGCTTCGGGGCGGCCTTGAGAGCATGGAAGGCTTCGTCGCCGATCTTTCCACCTATTTTGAGCCGGTGCCGATAAAACCCAACAGCGTGTACAACTGGGAAGGCTGGAATTGCGAGCTTATTCAGCAGATACATATCATGTCAGGGAGCATGATATCATGGACATTCGGCCTTATCATGTCGCGAAAGGACAGAAAAACCGTTTATTTCGTCACCGACAGCCAGCATTGTTCGCCGCGTCAGATGGAAGTGTTCTACGCCAAATCCGACCTCATCATCCAGGACTGCGAATGTACGCCGTTCATGAGCGGTGTGCACGCAAATTACGGCCAACTCTCCGGCGATCCTGTATACAACAGCATAAAACTCCCGGATGCAATAAAAAAGAAGATGTGGCTCTCACATTATCAGGATTTCGTGAGCGAGAACAAGGACTTCAGCGGAAAACCGTGCGATTGGCAGGCGCGCGCGAAAGGCGACGGCTTCCAAGGCTTCGTGAAGATCGGACAGACGTTCGAACTGTAA
- a CDS encoding Gfo/Idh/MocA family oxidoreductase, with product MNKIRVGVIGLGMGKSHLKNYKANANVEIAAVCDMNKELADTIAKEYGVANVYTDTDAMFAKEKLDAVSVVTPNKFHSPLTLAAIDKGLHVLCEKPMAMNTAEAVEMKKAADKKKVNLMINFSYRFSPMSYALKKTVDSGVIGPIYFGRTVWHRRLGMPKFGGWFGQKALSGGGPLIDLGVHRLDLALWLMGYPEPVSVSGSAYNKIAAQHAAKEGKPFDVEDCACGIIKFATGATLMLEASWALHIKEKEHMITSLYGEKGGIVQKNTDGGYNFTAEIYTNEDGLEFTKTLDQSRVPVPTPQDEFVASIMEKRKPMADGEDGIKVMKILDGVYESAKTGKEVRY from the coding sequence ATGAATAAGATACGTGTAGGCGTTATCGGTCTCGGCATGGGCAAAAGCCATCTCAAGAACTACAAGGCGAATGCGAACGTCGAGATAGCCGCCGTCTGCGATATGAACAAGGAGCTCGCGGATACGATAGCGAAGGAATACGGCGTTGCGAACGTATATACCGATACCGACGCAATGTTCGCCAAGGAAAAGCTCGATGCGGTGTCGGTGGTAACGCCCAATAAATTCCATTCGCCCCTCACGCTTGCCGCCATTGACAAAGGGCTTCATGTGCTCTGTGAGAAGCCCATGGCGATGAACACCGCGGAAGCAGTGGAGATGAAGAAAGCCGCCGACAAGAAGAAAGTAAATCTCATGATAAACTTCTCCTATCGATTCTCGCCCATGAGCTATGCGCTCAAGAAGACCGTGGACAGCGGCGTCATCGGTCCGATATATTTCGGGCGTACGGTATGGCATCGCCGCCTCGGTATGCCGAAATTCGGCGGCTGGTTCGGGCAGAAGGCGCTTTCCGGTGGAGGCCCGCTCATCGATCTCGGCGTGCATCGCCTCGATCTTGCGCTCTGGCTTATGGGATATCCGGAACCGGTGTCCGTGAGCGGTTCGGCGTACAATAAGATAGCCGCGCAGCATGCGGCGAAAGAAGGAAAACCCTTCGACGTCGAAGATTGTGCCTGCGGTATCATCAAATTCGCTACAGGCGCCACGCTCATGCTCGAAGCGAGCTGGGCGCTCCATATCAAAGAGAAAGAGCATATGATCACCTCGCTTTACGGCGAGAAGGGCGGCATCGTTCAGAAGAACACCGACGGCGGCTACAATTTCACCGCGGAGATATACACGAACGAGGATGGCCTTGAGTTCACCAAAACGCTCGATCAGAGCCGTGTGCCTGTGCCGACGCCGCAGGATGAATTCGTCGCGAGCATAATGGAAAAGCGTAAGCCGATGGCTGACGGTGAGGACGGCATCAAAGTGATGAAGATACTTGATGGCGTGTATGAAAGTGCTAAGACGGGGAAGGAAGTCAGGTATTAG
- a CDS encoding FKBP-type peptidyl-prolyl cis-trans isomerase, producing the protein MKRIILLITIITGVLLMAAGKTDQQKKGDTKKPAYEKFNDQVSYAIGMDIGNSFKKQSLDLNLAVLMQGVKDVLAGKTPAMSEDEVNAVMMEFQTQMRQKASARGSKESEEFLSKNKQKAGVVTLPSGLQYKVVTAGTGAKPKLTDSVSVHYQGTLIGGKEFDSSYKRGEPANFPLQGVIAGWTEILQLMPVGSKWEVYIPSALAYGERGNSGIPPNSTLIFTIELLNIEQSAK; encoded by the coding sequence GTGAAAAGAATAATTCTGCTCATTACTATCATCACAGGAGTACTGCTCATGGCTGCTGGCAAAACGGACCAACAGAAAAAGGGCGACACAAAGAAGCCCGCGTACGAAAAGTTCAACGACCAAGTAAGTTATGCCATCGGGATGGACATCGGGAATTCGTTCAAAAAGCAGTCGCTGGACCTGAACCTTGCCGTCCTCATGCAGGGTGTCAAGGACGTGCTTGCCGGAAAGACACCCGCCATGAGCGAGGATGAGGTCAATGCGGTGATGATGGAATTCCAGACACAGATGCGGCAGAAGGCGTCAGCGCGCGGCAGCAAGGAAAGCGAAGAGTTCCTTTCGAAGAACAAACAGAAAGCCGGCGTCGTCACGCTCCCGAGCGGACTGCAGTACAAGGTGGTCACTGCCGGCACCGGCGCGAAACCGAAACTCACCGACTCCGTATCCGTGCATTATCAGGGAACGCTTATCGGCGGCAAGGAATTCGACAGTTCATACAAGCGCGGCGAGCCCGCCAATTTCCCGTTGCAAGGCGTCATTGCGGGTTGGACCGAGATATTGCAATTGATGCCCGTCGGATCGAAGTGGGAAGTGTATATCCCGTCGGCGCTCGCGTACGGCGAACGGGGGAATTCGGGCATTCCGCCGAACTCTACGCTCATTTTCACCATTGAGCTTCTCAATATTGAACAATCGGCCAAATAA
- a CDS encoding SBBP repeat-containing protein yields the protein MAGSRYLIALMAVFMVSAVGCFYDQLPRTNPFDPEGITYGCSGNWQLTRLRGNAGSLTVNGTAADSTGNIYVCGDTGSTLDGQSFGGGIQDAYLIKFDPKGNWLWTRLAGGAGDDVGHGVAVDTEDNVYLAGNTTSGFDGEGGFGGQDIFIKKFRKDGFPQWTRIRGSGGNDTPYDIVYSGGALYLCGEANGAFDGQPYSAISDLVVMKYKLDGGWLWTKMRGTVNTDQPRAIAVAGNSIYVAMQANASFDGQTAFGLTDICFVKFDTSGNWIFTRQRGTANSDNVYGGAADVSGNFYIAASTDAVFDGQVPAGSTDACLVKYDAEGNWKWTRMRGCSSGDTGKGVSVDKKGMIYIAGDTTGAFDGQIFGGGSQDAFVCAYAANGNWQWTRLRGGTGGDYATAVIVDPAGNVVLGGNAAGSVDGQTYSGGTDLLFVKYD from the coding sequence ATGGCTGGTTCAAGGTACCTTATCGCGCTTATGGCCGTGTTCATGGTTTCGGCCGTGGGCTGCTTTTATGATCAGCTTCCGCGGACAAACCCCTTCGATCCTGAGGGAATAACGTACGGCTGCAGCGGGAATTGGCAGTTGACGCGCCTTCGCGGCAATGCCGGATCACTTACCGTGAACGGCACTGCAGCGGACAGCACCGGAAATATCTATGTGTGTGGCGATACGGGGAGTACCCTTGACGGGCAGTCGTTCGGCGGCGGGATTCAGGATGCATACCTCATCAAGTTCGACCCAAAGGGCAATTGGCTCTGGACACGGCTTGCGGGCGGTGCCGGTGACGATGTCGGCCACGGCGTTGCCGTCGATACCGAGGATAATGTGTATCTTGCCGGGAACACCACATCTGGCTTTGACGGCGAAGGCGGTTTTGGAGGACAGGATATCTTCATAAAAAAGTTCAGAAAGGATGGTTTCCCGCAATGGACGCGCATTCGTGGTTCCGGCGGGAATGATACTCCCTACGATATCGTGTACAGCGGCGGTGCGCTGTATCTCTGCGGTGAAGCGAACGGGGCGTTCGACGGACAGCCGTACAGCGCCATATCGGACCTGGTCGTGATGAAGTATAAACTCGACGGGGGCTGGCTCTGGACAAAGATGCGCGGCACGGTGAATACCGATCAACCCAGGGCAATAGCCGTAGCGGGTAATTCGATATATGTTGCGATGCAGGCGAACGCATCGTTCGATGGACAGACAGCCTTTGGACTGACCGATATCTGTTTTGTCAAATTCGACACATCCGGGAATTGGATATTCACTCGACAGCGGGGGACGGCGAACAGCGACAACGTGTACGGGGGAGCGGCCGATGTGAGCGGTAATTTCTACATCGCAGCGTCCACTGATGCCGTCTTTGACGGGCAAGTCCCTGCAGGAAGTACGGATGCCTGCCTGGTGAAATACGATGCAGAAGGCAATTGGAAGTGGACGCGAATGCGCGGCTGTTCATCGGGGGATACCGGGAAAGGCGTGTCCGTTGATAAGAAAGGGATGATATACATCGCGGGCGACACGACCGGTGCATTTGACGGGCAGATATTCGGCGGCGGCTCGCAGGACGCCTTCGTCTGCGCATATGCAGCGAACGGTAACTGGCAATGGACGCGGCTGCGCGGCGGCACGGGCGGTGATTACGCGACAGCGGTCATCGTGGACCCCGCGGGAAATGTCGTCCTCGGGGGAAATGCAGCCGGCTCCGTTGACGGTCAGACATACAGCGGCGGCACTGATCTACTTTTCGTGAAATACGATTAG
- a CDS encoding DUF1080 domain-containing protein, translating into MALGYQDTPIIPTTRWHVHDGERPQPKVVDPGNISTTPPVQPPADAIVLFDGSSFDAWASVKTGGAVGWKMNGDGTGEVVKGTGDIQTKKHFGDIQLHVEWSAPTVIEGEGQGRGNSGVFLMGMYEVQVLDCWQNPTYPDGTTAAMYGQYPPMVNACCRPGEWHRYDIIWQCPHFHGDRCVTPARITVLHNGIVVHHARELQGPTQHRQIASYEKHAATGPVKLQDHNNPVRFRNIWVREL; encoded by the coding sequence ATGGCCCTTGGATACCAGGATACACCGATCATCCCGACCACGCGCTGGCATGTGCATGACGGCGAGCGTCCGCAGCCGAAAGTGGTCGACCCCGGGAATATCTCGACGACACCGCCCGTACAGCCCCCGGCGGACGCCATCGTGCTCTTCGACGGGTCATCGTTCGACGCATGGGCAAGCGTTAAGACCGGCGGGGCCGTCGGCTGGAAAATGAACGGCGACGGCACCGGGGAGGTGGTGAAGGGCACCGGTGATATTCAGACGAAAAAGCATTTCGGCGATATACAGCTCCATGTCGAGTGGTCGGCGCCGACCGTCATCGAGGGCGAAGGTCAGGGGCGCGGCAATTCCGGCGTCTTTCTCATGGGGATGTACGAAGTGCAGGTGCTCGACTGCTGGCAGAACCCGACATATCCGGACGGCACAACGGCCGCCATGTACGGACAATATCCGCCCATGGTGAATGCCTGCTGCAGACCGGGCGAATGGCATCGCTACGATATCATCTGGCAATGCCCTCATTTTCACGGCGACCGATGCGTTACACCGGCACGGATCACAGTGCTCCATAACGGCATCGTCGTGCATCATGCCCGCGAACTGCAGGGGCCGACCCAGCATAGACAGATAGCATCGTATGAAAAGCATGCGGCAACTGGGCCTGTGAAACTGCAGGACCACAATAATCCGGTGCGGTTTCGCAATATCTGGGTGCGGGAATTGTAA
- a CDS encoding ThuA domain-containing protein: MSKIRVTIWNEFVHENRDEPVKKIYPDGMHKTIAKMIGDKYDYTFATLDMPEHGLTADVLANTDVLTWWGHAAHAKVEDAIVDRVQQRVLEGMGLICLHAAHYSKIFKRMMGTGCGLRWREAKEKERLWVVEPHHPIAKGLPQHFELQEEEMYGERFDIPDPDKVVFISWFEGGEVFRSGVTYTRGQGKIFYFRPGHETHPTYFNKTVIQVIDNAIAWAKYEGATDVMKAAPHVPVSLEPIKPK; the protein is encoded by the coding sequence ATGTCAAAGATACGAGTGACCATCTGGAACGAGTTCGTCCATGAGAACCGCGATGAGCCGGTGAAAAAGATATACCCCGACGGTATGCATAAGACGATCGCGAAGATGATCGGCGATAAGTACGATTATACATTCGCCACATTGGACATGCCGGAACATGGACTCACTGCCGATGTTCTTGCCAATACCGATGTGCTTACCTGGTGGGGGCATGCGGCGCATGCGAAGGTGGAGGATGCCATCGTCGATCGCGTGCAGCAGCGCGTGCTCGAAGGCATGGGGCTTATCTGCCTTCACGCGGCGCATTACTCGAAGATATTCAAACGCATGATGGGCACGGGATGCGGACTGCGCTGGCGCGAAGCGAAAGAGAAAGAGCGTTTGTGGGTCGTCGAGCCACATCATCCCATCGCAAAGGGACTGCCGCAGCATTTTGAACTTCAGGAAGAGGAGATGTACGGCGAGCGCTTCGATATTCCCGATCCGGACAAGGTCGTCTTCATCTCATGGTTCGAAGGCGGCGAGGTGTTCAGGAGCGGCGTAACGTATACTCGCGGGCAGGGGAAGATATTCTACTTCCGCCCCGGCCATGAAACACATCCGACATACTTCAATAAGACCGTCATTCAGGTCATCGACAACGCCATTGCATGGGCGAAGTATGAAGGCGCGACCGATGTCATGAAGGCGGCGCCGCATGTGCCGGTGTCGCTCGAACCGATAAAGCCGAAATAG
- a CDS encoding DUF2161 family putative PD-(D/E)XK-type phosphodiesterase, translated as MSTLRETELYRPIADFLTGLGYTVRGEVKGADVAAVKGDELVIVEMKTSYTLTLILQAVERLSVTASVYVAIPLPSENIRKKKWRLQFRLLRRLGLGLIFVSKVSGVQAVFDPKPYAPRINKKRALRYRAEIAKRSHDHNVGGSTRVKLITAYREEALRIAQKLLAGASSAKGLCEAGMSAKTGSILRSNFYGWFERVSPGHYCLTADGKRALTEYKHVVRSFPREAV; from the coding sequence ATGAGCACACTACGAGAGACCGAGCTTTACCGCCCGATAGCCGATTTTCTCACCGGGCTTGGGTATACGGTGCGCGGCGAGGTGAAGGGCGCGGATGTCGCCGCCGTCAAGGGCGATGAACTTGTCATCGTCGAGATGAAGACATCGTACACGCTTACGCTCATACTGCAGGCGGTGGAGCGGCTTTCGGTCACCGCGTCGGTCTATGTAGCCATACCGCTGCCGAGCGAGAATATACGGAAGAAGAAATGGCGGCTTCAGTTCAGACTGCTGCGCCGGCTCGGACTCGGGCTCATTTTCGTTTCGAAGGTGAGCGGTGTGCAGGCGGTGTTCGATCCCAAACCGTATGCCCCGCGCATCAATAAAAAGCGTGCGCTCAGATATCGCGCTGAAATAGCGAAGCGTTCGCATGATCATAATGTCGGCGGGTCGACACGGGTGAAACTTATCACCGCGTATCGCGAAGAGGCGCTTCGGATCGCGCAGAAACTTCTAGCGGGCGCTTCGTCGGCAAAGGGATTGTGCGAAGCGGGCATGAGCGCAAAAACGGGATCGATACTGCGGAGCAATTTCTACGGCTGGTTCGAGCGCGTGTCCCCCGGCCACTATTGCCTGACCGCTGACGGCAAACGTGCGTTGACGGAGTATAAGCATGTCGTGAGATCGTTCCCCCGGGAGGCGGTATGA
- the bshA gene encoding N-acetyl-alpha-D-glucosaminyl L-malate synthase BshA — protein MNIGITCYPTYGGSGIIATELGKALARAGDEVHFIASSLPVRLSAFDERIHFHEVGGLAYPLFEHPPYTLNLTNRMVKVVREHHIDVLHVHYAIPHAVSAVLARDILTADVSGVKIVTTLHGTDILLVGQDESYFDITKYSMEQSDALTAVSDYLSARTKEIFGITKNIRVIKNFVDVAVFSRDAFAGSSVVRHGSSPVLLHVSNFRPVKDIAVLIKAFARVRKRADAHLVLAGDGPERPAMEKLVRSLSLSQNVTFLGATDALPAIMASSDIFLLSSTLESFGLAALEAMAMGVPVVSTDCGGIREVVADGVTGRIVPVGDHEGMANAVCGLIDDVPLRKRMGDASYQRVRDEFTIERIVPRYRDVYASI, from the coding sequence ATGAATATCGGCATCACCTGTTATCCCACATACGGCGGGAGCGGCATCATCGCCACCGAGCTCGGCAAGGCGCTCGCCCGCGCGGGCGATGAGGTCCATTTCATCGCGTCATCACTCCCGGTTCGGCTTTCCGCGTTCGATGAGCGCATCCATTTCCACGAAGTGGGCGGGCTCGCCTATCCGTTGTTCGAGCATCCGCCGTACACGCTTAATCTCACCAATCGCATGGTGAAGGTCGTGCGCGAACATCATATCGATGTGCTGCATGTGCATTACGCCATACCGCATGCGGTGAGCGCCGTTCTCGCACGCGATATACTTACTGCAGACGTGAGCGGTGTGAAGATCGTCACCACGCTTCATGGCACCGACATTCTCCTCGTCGGTCAGGATGAATCGTACTTTGATATCACGAAATACAGCATGGAACAAAGCGATGCGCTTACCGCGGTGTCGGACTATCTTTCGGCAAGGACGAAGGAGATATTCGGCATAACGAAGAACATTCGTGTCATAAAGAATTTCGTCGATGTTGCCGTGTTCTCGCGCGACGCGTTCGCGGGATCGTCCGTCGTCAGACACGGATCATCACCGGTATTGCTCCACGTGTCGAATTTCCGGCCGGTAAAGGATATCGCCGTGCTCATCAAGGCCTTCGCCCGCGTAAGAAAGCGCGCCGACGCGCATCTTGTCCTCGCCGGCGACGGCCCCGAACGTCCTGCCATGGAAAAGCTCGTGCGCTCGCTCTCCCTTTCACAAAACGTCACCTTTCTCGGTGCCACCGACGCGCTCCCTGCGATAATGGCGTCATCGGATATTTTTCTCCTGAGCTCAACGCTCGAATCGTTCGGGCTTGCCGCGCTTGAGGCCATGGCCATGGGCGTGCCGGTGGTCTCCACCGATTGCGGCGGCATACGGGAGGTCGTTGCCGACGGCGTAACAGGGCGCATCGTACCGGTCGGTGACCATGAGGGGATGGCGAATGCCGTATGCGGGCTCATCGATGATGTGCCGCTTCGAAAAAGAATGGGAGATGCGTCGTATCAGCGTGTGCGCGACGAGTTCACGATAGAGAGGATCGTTCCGCGGTACCGGGATGTCTATGCATCTATCTAA
- a CDS encoding EFR1 family ferrodoxin (N-terminal region resembles flavodoxins. C-terminal ferrodoxin region binds two 4Fe-4S clusters.), whose translation MNVDIFYYTGTGNTARAVDVIKKEFSSKSYIVRTTRVDAATSPPAPPLDLAIIAFPVYAWMAPVSMQRFLRKFPRGAARCAVVAVRGGVPEKDAVGGYSGGAIEQVERILTRKGYEVTTSADAGYPDNWTQFVAPLQSGDVTATCSKGDDEIRAVMKTFKSGKRSIYRAKLLPKMITGLIAALFLVIGRKGLGSCFIADEKCNSCGICAKHCPTRTIVMRGKKNARPFWRFTCEACNRCINICPKHSIQLSLSALIMSSVLTGIIIAAGIWSLRYIAPFYQDAAWLRVLIHTAAVIAVVIIAHIAAFPPFAWAVFMLTGFPAVRRFFSKSHTQSYGRYCAPGFKVSAR comes from the coding sequence ATGAATGTCGATATCTTCTACTACACCGGCACCGGGAACACCGCCCGCGCCGTCGATGTGATCAAAAAAGAGTTCTCATCGAAAAGCTATATCGTGCGAACGACACGGGTCGACGCAGCGACATCGCCGCCCGCGCCGCCGCTCGACCTTGCTATCATAGCATTTCCGGTCTATGCCTGGATGGCGCCGGTATCGATGCAGCGGTTTCTCAGGAAATTCCCGCGTGGAGCGGCGCGATGCGCTGTCGTTGCGGTGCGGGGCGGAGTGCCGGAAAAGGACGCGGTCGGCGGATATTCCGGCGGCGCGATCGAACAGGTCGAACGCATCCTTACGCGGAAGGGGTATGAGGTTACCACGTCCGCGGATGCCGGATATCCGGATAATTGGACGCAATTCGTGGCACCGCTTCAGAGCGGCGATGTGACGGCGACGTGCAGCAAGGGCGATGATGAGATACGGGCTGTTATGAAGACGTTCAAATCCGGAAAGCGATCGATCTATCGTGCGAAGCTGTTGCCGAAAATGATCACGGGGCTTATCGCGGCGCTCTTTCTGGTCATCGGTCGCAAGGGCCTCGGCAGTTGTTTCATCGCCGATGAAAAATGCAATTCCTGCGGGATATGCGCGAAGCATTGCCCGACAAGGACCATTGTCATGCGTGGAAAGAAGAACGCGCGTCCGTTCTGGCGCTTCACCTGCGAGGCGTGCAATCGCTGTATCAACATCTGCCCGAAGCATTCGATACAGCTTTCGCTCTCGGCGCTTATCATGAGCTCGGTGCTCACGGGCATCATCATCGCAGCGGGGATATGGTCGCTTCGATACATCGCGCCGTTCTATCAGGATGCCGCGTGGCTGCGTGTGCTCATCCATACTGCGGCGGTCATTGCTGTCGTTATTATCGCTCATATTGCGGCGTTCCCGCCGTTCGCCTGGGCCGTGTTCATGCTCACCGGTTTCCCGGCGGTGCGCCGCTTCTTCTCGAAAAGCCATACACAGTCCTATGGGCGATACTGCGCTCCGGGATTCAAGGTGTCCGCGCGATGA